In Methanobacteriaceae archaeon, a single window of DNA contains:
- a CDS encoding DUF5518 domain-containing protein — translation MTKWKAVFIGFILAVIVKSFFAHYEFIGLLFVGFITGYLARDGAIGGLWNAAVAGALGTIISAILFVFISTIGGSLFGIFAGLTGFTISGITSLFVVISYLIYYAIVMGITGALGGLMASKE, via the coding sequence ATGACTAAATGGAAAGCAGTTTTTATAGGTTTCATATTAGCTGTAATAGTTAAATCATTTTTTGCTCATTATGAATTTATAGGATTATTATTTGTTGGATTCATCACAGGTTACCTTGCACGTGACGGAGCAATTGGTGGGCTGTGGAATGCAGCTGTTGCAGGTGCATTAGGAACAATAATCAGTGCAATATTATTTGTTTTCATTTCAACCATAGGTGGAAGCTTATTCGGCATTTTTGCAGGATTAACTGGTTTTACCATATCCGGAATTACAAGTTTATTTGTAGTAATTAGCTATTTAATTTATTATGCAATTGTAATGGGCATAACAGGAGCATTAGGAGGATTAATGGCTTCTAAAGAATAA
- a CDS encoding flavodoxin, translating into MKTLLVYYSRTNVTKKIAEMIQKEINCDIEEITDNDKYAGKIGFMKGGMNASMGRTSKINPISKNPADYDLIIIGTPVWASNIATPVYTYLKKYEKDIKNVASFCTCMNSGFEKTLENISKVTGKEQISTMFLTSEDILNPDEKINTFIQEIQ; encoded by the coding sequence ATGAAAACATTGTTAGTTTACTACTCAAGAACAAACGTAACTAAAAAAATAGCTGAAATGATTCAAAAAGAAATAAACTGCGATATTGAAGAAATTACAGACAATGACAAATATGCTGGAAAAATAGGATTTATGAAAGGCGGAATGAATGCTTCAATGGGTAGAACAAGTAAAATCAACCCAATTTCAAAAAATCCTGCAGACTATGATTTAATCATTATTGGAACACCTGTTTGGGCTTCAAATATTGCAACCCCAGTTTATACCTATTTAAAAAAATACGAAAAGGATATCAAAAATGTTGCTTCATTTTGTACCTGTATGAACAGCGGATTTGAAAAGACATTAGAAAATATCTCAAAAGTTACTGGTAAAGAACAAATTTCAACAATGTTTTTAACTTCCGAAGATATTTTAAACCCAGATGAAAAAATAAACACTTTTATTCAAGAAATCCAATAA
- a CDS encoding SAM-dependent methyltransferase has protein sequence MGSRWQMEKHNDPYYKKAKKEEYRSRASYKLKQLDKKYKIIKEGNTVVDLGAAPGGWSQVALEKVGEEGIVVGVDLNRFKKFHEENYYGIRGDFTTPEVQEKIMSLIGGKAKVVMSDASPSLCGIKNIDQLRSIDLVNVVIEIAENILEEKGNLVMKVFQGPEYKNMLDSLKGKFRHVRTTKPASSRKKSSEMYVVGLEYMPNKRNRKKRKN, from the coding sequence ATGGGAAGCAGATGGCAAATGGAAAAACACAATGACCCATATTATAAAAAAGCTAAAAAAGAAGAATACCGCTCAAGAGCATCATATAAACTCAAACAACTTGATAAAAAGTATAAAATCATAAAAGAAGGAAATACCGTAGTAGACCTTGGTGCAGCACCAGGAGGATGGTCTCAGGTTGCTCTTGAAAAAGTTGGAGAAGAAGGAATCGTTGTTGGTGTTGATTTAAACAGATTTAAAAAATTCCATGAAGAAAACTATTATGGAATTAGAGGAGACTTTACAACACCAGAAGTTCAAGAAAAGATTATGAGCCTCATTGGAGGTAAGGCAAAAGTAGTAATGTCTGATGCATCCCCTTCACTTTGTGGTATTAAAAACATTGACCAACTTAGATCAATTGATTTGGTTAATGTAGTTATTGAAATTGCTGAAAACATATTAGAAGAAAAAGGAAATCTTGTAATGAAAGTATTCCAGGGTCCTGAATATAAAAATATGTTAGATTCACTTAAAGGTAAATTCAGACACGTAAGAACAACAAAACCAGCATCATCACGTAAAAAAAGTTCTGAAATGTACGTTGTTGGCTTAGAATATATGCCAAATAAAAGAAATAGGAAAAAAAGAAAAAATTAA
- a CDS encoding translation initiation factor IF-2 subunit beta produces MDKYEDLLERAIDQLPPEVFEHKRFKIPKAYSDIQGNRTFIKNFKDVSEGLNRDPQHLLKFLMRELGTAGNIEGQRAILQGKFTHYLINERIEDYVDKYVICHECNRPDTRIIREGRIFLLKCAACGATAPLKSL; encoded by the coding sequence ATGGATAAATACGAAGATTTATTAGAAAGAGCAATTGACCAATTACCTCCAGAAGTATTTGAACACAAAAGGTTCAAAATTCCTAAAGCTTATTCCGATATCCAAGGTAATAGAACATTCATTAAAAACTTTAAAGATGTTTCCGAAGGTTTAAACAGAGACCCACAACACTTATTAAAATTCTTAATGAGAGAATTAGGTACTGCAGGAAATATCGAAGGTCAAAGAGCAATCTTACAAGGTAAATTTACCCATTACTTAATTAATGAAAGAATTGAAGATTATGTAGACAAATACGTAATCTGCCACGAATGTAACAGACCAGATACTAGAATTATTAGAGAAGGTAGAATATTCTTACTTAAATGTGCTGCTTGCGGAGCTACAGCGCCTTTAAAATCATTATAA
- a CDS encoding formate--phosphoribosylaminoimidazolecarboxamide ligase — protein sequence MGNVKKEDILDILDKYDKSDITIATLGSHTSLHILQGAKEEGFRTAIVCEKGREIPYQRFGVADEYIIVDKFKDIVNEDVQQKLRDMNAIVIPHGSFVAYAGLDNVEDKFNVPMFGNRDILRWEAERDKERQLLVEGGVRIPLKYDSPSEIDRPVMVKFPGARGGRGYFVASSTEEFESKIEAMKARGWLEDSDVESAHIEEYVSGCNYCIHYFYSALDDTVELMGMDTRYESSIDGFVRMPAKDQLDIDLSPSYVVTGNHPAVIRESLLPQVFDMADKLTESAKKLAAPGLNGPFCMQTLVNDNLEVICFEISARTDGGTNTFMDGSPYSYLTYGKPMSMGRRIAVEIKNAIEREELEKIIT from the coding sequence ATGGGAAATGTTAAAAAGGAAGATATTTTGGACATCTTGGATAAATATGACAAAAGCGACATTACAATCGCTACTCTTGGAAGTCATACTTCTTTACATATTTTACAAGGTGCAAAAGAAGAAGGTTTTAGAACTGCTATTGTCTGTGAAAAAGGGCGTGAAATTCCTTATCAAAGATTCGGAGTTGCAGATGAATACATTATCGTTGATAAATTCAAAGATATTGTAAATGAAGATGTTCAACAAAAACTCAGAGATATGAATGCTATTGTGATTCCTCATGGATCTTTTGTTGCATATGCTGGTTTAGATAATGTTGAAGACAAGTTCAATGTTCCTATGTTTGGAAATAGGGATATTCTTAGATGGGAAGCTGAAAGGGATAAAGAAAGACAATTATTAGTTGAAGGTGGCGTAAGAATACCTTTAAAATATGATAGTCCTTCTGAAATTGACAGACCAGTAATGGTTAAATTCCCTGGTGCAAGAGGTGGAAGAGGTTACTTTGTTGCTTCATCTACTGAAGAATTCGAATCAAAAATTGAAGCTATGAAAGCACGTGGATGGTTAGAAGACAGTGATGTTGAATCTGCTCACATTGAAGAGTATGTTTCAGGTTGTAATTACTGTATTCACTATTTCTACTCTGCTTTAGATGATACTGTTGAATTAATGGGTATGGATACAAGATATGAATCCAGTATTGATGGTTTTGTAAGAATGCCTGCAAAAGATCAATTAGATATTGATTTAAGCCCATCTTATGTTGTTACCGGTAACCACCCTGCTGTAATTCGTGAATCATTACTTCCACAAGTATTTGATATGGCTGATAAATTAACAGAAAGTGCTAAAAAATTAGCTGCTCCTGGTTTAAACGGTCCTTTCTGTATGCAAACTTTAGTAAACGATAATTTAGAAGTAATTTGTTTTGAAATTAGTGCAAGAACTGATGGTGGAACAAATACCTTTATGGACGGCTCTCCTTACTCATACTTAACTTACGGAAAACCAATGAGTATGGGTAGAAGAATTGCTGTAGAAATTAAAAATGCTATAGAAAGAGAAGAATTAGAAAAAATAATAACATAA
- a CDS encoding NMD3-related protein, translating to MFCPECGSTDKKMVGNICIDCFLKDFQMIELPKRIEVQICSHCNSKLEEGKWSEEFIPEDEIIYRALERNIKVAPEVSNEIINLEIDQMKGTIAQCYVEIVGDVEGTQIEETQETEVKILKTVCPTCSKVQSGYYEAVIQFRADNREIKSEEFEKADEIVEKTLIKQLKTDKLAYCPQIAKPKEGHDYYIGSLKSGRKVAEALKEEFGGVIKESPRLISEDKSTGKGLYRIWISVRIPEFEIDDFVKFEDKIIQVKSIDKNRIVGNDIKTNKKQNIPLKNIEKIELVKKSTDVETTTIISMSPSTIQILDPVDYSAVDLEMKEEFSNYNIGDEIKLIQIDNYTYLLN from the coding sequence ATGTTTTGTCCAGAGTGCGGAAGTACTGATAAAAAAATGGTTGGCAACATCTGTATTGACTGTTTTTTAAAAGATTTTCAGATGATTGAGCTACCAAAAAGAATTGAAGTTCAAATATGCAGCCACTGTAATAGTAAACTTGAAGAAGGAAAATGGAGCGAAGAGTTCATTCCTGAAGACGAAATAATTTACAGAGCTCTTGAGAGAAACATAAAAGTTGCTCCTGAAGTTTCAAATGAAATTATCAACTTAGAAATTGACCAGATGAAAGGTACAATTGCACAGTGCTACGTTGAAATTGTTGGAGACGTTGAGGGAACTCAAATTGAAGAAACACAAGAAACTGAAGTTAAAATTCTCAAAACAGTTTGTCCAACATGCAGTAAAGTACAATCAGGATACTATGAAGCAGTTATTCAATTCAGAGCAGATAACAGAGAAATAAAAAGCGAAGAGTTCGAAAAAGCTGATGAAATAGTTGAAAAAACTTTAATTAAACAATTAAAAACTGATAAATTAGCATACTGCCCTCAAATAGCAAAACCTAAAGAAGGTCATGATTATTACATTGGTTCTCTAAAAAGTGGTAGAAAAGTCGCTGAAGCTCTTAAAGAGGAGTTTGGTGGAGTAATTAAAGAATCCCCAAGACTTATCAGTGAAGACAAATCCACTGGAAAAGGACTTTACAGAATTTGGATTTCCGTTAGAATTCCTGAATTTGAAATTGATGACTTTGTTAAATTTGAAGACAAAATAATTCAGGTAAAATCTATTGACAAAAATAGAATTGTTGGAAATGACATCAAAACCAATAAAAAACAAAATATTCCTCTAAAAAATATTGAGAAAATAGAACTTGTTAAAAAATCAACTGATGTCGAGACAACAACAATAATATCCATGTCTCCAAGTACAATACAAATTTTAGATCCTGTTGATTACTCAGCAGTTGATTTAGAGATGAAAGAAGAATTTTCCAATTATAATATTGGGGACGAAATAAAGCTTATACAAATTGACAATTACACATATTTACTAAATTAA
- the tmk gene encoding dTMP kinase has protein sequence MYIVFEGIDGAGKSTQIQLLKEWLENNGFRVETLVEPTDSEVGKLIRKILQRPDATTDRVQKTLGLLFAADRMLIMDKLEDKSKIIISDRSFISSLAYQEPADWIEVLNKYAKKPDLLILLDLDVKKSVSRTSGEDTFENEEFLTGVRENYLKIAKNYNHEIIDANNGVNKVSSDIKKAVAPYLGICPDCIQ, from the coding sequence ATGTATATAGTATTTGAAGGAATTGATGGTGCTGGAAAATCAACTCAAATTCAATTATTAAAAGAATGGCTGGAAAATAATGGATTTAGAGTTGAAACATTAGTTGAACCAACTGACTCTGAAGTTGGAAAACTAATTAGGAAAATATTACAACGTCCGGATGCAACTACTGATAGAGTTCAAAAAACATTAGGACTTCTTTTTGCAGCAGACAGGATGTTAATAATGGATAAACTTGAAGATAAATCAAAAATAATTATTTCAGACAGATCTTTTATTTCAAGTTTAGCGTATCAGGAACCTGCAGATTGGATTGAAGTTTTAAATAAATATGCAAAAAAACCTGATTTATTGATTTTACTTGATTTGGATGTTAAAAAATCAGTTTCAAGAACCTCTGGTGAAGACACCTTTGAAAATGAGGAATTTTTAACAGGGGTTAGAGAAAATTATTTAAAAATTGCAAAAAATTATAATCATGAAATTATTGATGCAAATAATGGAGTAAATAAAGTATCTTCAGATATTAAAAAAGCAGTTGCACCATATCTTGGAATATGTCCAGATTGTATACAATAA
- a CDS encoding U32 family peptidase yields MVLEELLAPAGSYEVLVTAVNAGADAVYIAGQNYGARAYAKNFTIEEIEKAVNYAHLNGACVHVTVNTLINNFEIVDVLNYLFKLYQIGVDAVIVQDFGLIWLLKTLIPDLEVHASTQMGINNYSSIKWASQNNIKRVVLPREVNINQIEKTHKQLKKDNIDMDIEIFGHGALCYCVSGKCYISSYNSGRSGNRGACAQPCRREYRLKYRGYNIGNGYLLSTHDLATYNNLKEISNAGVKSLKLEGRMKSGDYIGTIVNSYRNLIDGNIGDYKKDLHLVFNRKFTNGYVMGDKPGQVMGRGSSGHEGLYIGDITNIEGTHVTIEIKNKEIPVILEPGDGIAFKYNGKIKGIYLENIIKQDENEIIIDTTRLVKVGTEVFISYSKSTHEYLKQFEKETIKNNIGLDLSLTWDNDLNLFTKVEYHIGDELINFRHKTLGKFEKAKNKPVDEQTIEKQLNKTGGTPFFINNVRFNNMPNDIFIPIREINQMRREILDTATELLLNHKTPTKKAIKAVRKDLTKFIGDYKNNKGKVKSKTPKLSIFIDDLSQIKAASGFDLKRIYFDGTCHYNNPEDYYENIKETLKQGSLMASQTEFVWVLSSFISQEDAQKCNEIVKELENEGIIISVMGDFPAMSDIFDCPIHGHHNLNVWNSFCVRNLNEAGFKSLILSSELSGEEIKELVLKNHDRNIDLGMIVNGNLEVIVSKDDFTNLNDGKDFIISNDADYAILEDKKRKKFKYKVFFDYNRQSHIINKDCLCLIEEMNEIKKLGLDSIILDCRYSNEQYTKQILSIYNESLGNKDEEELSKYKYQIMDFSQSYINKGNYIEGRLHEAK; encoded by the coding sequence ATGGTTTTAGAAGAATTATTGGCTCCTGCAGGCTCATATGAAGTATTAGTTACTGCAGTAAATGCTGGTGCAGATGCTGTTTATATTGCAGGGCAAAATTACGGGGCAAGAGCATATGCTAAAAACTTTACTATTGAAGAAATAGAAAAAGCAGTTAATTATGCTCATTTAAATGGTGCATGCGTTCATGTGACTGTAAATACTCTTATAAACAACTTTGAGATTGTTGATGTATTGAATTATCTATTTAAATTATACCAAATTGGTGTTGATGCAGTAATTGTACAAGATTTCGGATTAATCTGGCTTTTAAAAACATTAATACCAGATTTAGAAGTTCATGCATCCACACAAATGGGAATTAACAATTACAGTTCAATAAAATGGGCTTCACAAAATAATATAAAAAGAGTTGTTCTTCCAAGAGAAGTAAATATAAATCAAATTGAAAAAACACACAAACAACTCAAAAAAGACAATATTGACATGGACATTGAAATTTTCGGCCATGGAGCATTATGTTACTGTGTAAGTGGAAAATGTTACATTTCATCATACAATAGTGGAAGAAGTGGAAACAGAGGCGCATGTGCTCAGCCATGTAGAAGAGAATATCGTCTAAAATACAGAGGATACAATATAGGAAACGGATATTTGTTATCAACTCACGATCTTGCTACATATAACAATCTAAAAGAGATTTCCAATGCTGGAGTTAAATCCCTTAAGTTAGAAGGTAGAATGAAATCTGGAGATTATATTGGAACCATTGTAAACAGTTACAGAAACCTTATTGACGGAAACATTGGAGATTATAAAAAAGATTTACACCTTGTTTTTAACAGAAAATTCACCAATGGATATGTAATGGGAGATAAACCTGGCCAGGTAATGGGAAGAGGAAGTTCAGGACATGAAGGACTATACATTGGAGACATAACCAATATTGAAGGCACTCACGTTACAATTGAAATAAAAAACAAAGAAATTCCAGTTATTTTAGAACCTGGAGATGGAATTGCATTTAAATACAATGGTAAAATCAAAGGAATTTATCTTGAAAATATCATAAAACAGGATGAAAATGAAATTATAATCGATACTACACGTCTTGTTAAAGTTGGAACAGAAGTATTTATCAGCTATTCCAAATCTACACACGAATATTTAAAGCAATTCGAAAAAGAAACAATCAAAAATAATATCGGACTTGATTTATCACTAACTTGGGATAATGACTTGAATTTATTTACCAAAGTTGAATACCATATTGGTGATGAATTAATTAATTTCAGACATAAAACATTAGGAAAATTCGAAAAAGCTAAAAACAAACCTGTTGATGAACAAACTATTGAAAAACAGCTTAATAAAACTGGTGGAACACCATTTTTCATCAATAATGTTCGTTTTAACAATATGCCAAATGATATTTTCATACCAATTCGTGAAATTAACCAGATGAGACGTGAAATATTAGATACTGCTACTGAATTATTACTTAATCATAAAACACCTACTAAAAAAGCTATTAAAGCAGTACGTAAAGATTTAACCAAATTTATTGGAGATTATAAAAACAATAAAGGAAAAGTTAAATCAAAAACTCCTAAACTATCAATATTTATTGATGATTTATCTCAAATAAAAGCAGCATCAGGATTTGATTTAAAAAGAATCTATTTTGACGGAACCTGTCACTACAACAATCCTGAGGACTACTATGAAAATATAAAAGAAACTCTAAAACAAGGTAGTTTAATGGCATCACAAACTGAGTTTGTATGGGTATTATCATCATTTATAAGCCAGGAAGATGCTCAAAAATGTAATGAAATTGTAAAAGAGTTGGAAAACGAAGGAATAATCATTTCTGTAATGGGAGATTTCCCTGCAATGAGCGACATATTTGACTGTCCTATTCATGGACATCACAACTTAAATGTCTGGAACAGTTTTTGTGTACGCAATTTAAATGAAGCAGGATTTAAATCCTTAATTTTATCATCTGAACTTTCCGGTGAAGAAATTAAAGAATTAGTGCTAAAAAATCATGACAGAAATATTGATTTAGGAATGATTGTTAATGGAAACCTTGAAGTTATCGTAAGTAAGGACGATTTCACCAATTTAAATGACGGAAAAGATTTCATTATTTCCAATGATGCTGATTATGCAATATTAGAAGATAAAAAAAGGAAAAAATTCAAATATAAAGTATTCTTTGACTATAACAGACAAAGCCACATTATTAACAAGGACTGTTTGTGTTTAATTGAAGAGATGAATGAAATTAAAAAATTAGGCCTTGATTCAATTATTCTTGACTGCAGATATTCCAATGAACAATATACAAAGCAGATTTTATCAATTTATAATGAAAGCCTAGGCAATAAAGATGAAGAAGAGTTATCCAAATATAAATACCAGATTATGGATTTCTCACAGTCCTATATTAACAAAGGAAACTATATTGAAGGTAGATTACACGAGGCAAAATAA
- a CDS encoding tyrosine--tRNA ligase, with translation MNIEEKIQLIEEGTLEVIDTEELKEVLNKEQPIAYTGYEPSGKIHLGHAVTVQKLKQLQKLGFKIKILLADYHAFLNGKGTIEEIAETAEYNKKCFQALGLDETTEYVYGSSFQLDPEYTDKVYQLATMTTLKRARRSMDQVSRADDNPKVASVIYPIMQTVDMAALKVDIALGGMEQRKIQMLARENLEKIGENVPVCIHTPLLHGLDGDAKMSSSKGNYIAVDDSVKEITKKINKSYCPQGEIEGNPMIEIAETFVFPNQEKLLIKRPEKFGGDIELTHDELIKDFSEGNLHPMDLKNGIKDFLIEFFAPVREFMEEN, from the coding sequence ATGAATATTGAAGAAAAAATTCAATTAATCGAAGAAGGAACTTTAGAAGTTATAGATACTGAAGAATTAAAAGAAGTACTTAATAAAGAACAACCTATAGCTTATACTGGTTACGAACCTTCCGGTAAAATCCATTTAGGACATGCTGTAACCGTACAAAAACTCAAACAATTACAAAAATTAGGATTTAAAATTAAAATTCTTTTAGCAGATTACCACGCATTCTTAAATGGAAAAGGAACTATTGAAGAAATCGCTGAAACTGCAGAATATAATAAAAAATGTTTCCAAGCATTAGGTCTTGATGAAACAACCGAATACGTTTACGGTTCTTCATTCCAATTAGACCCAGAATACACTGATAAAGTATATCAACTTGCAACTATGACTACTTTAAAAAGAGCAAGAAGAAGTATGGATCAAGTAAGTCGTGCAGACGACAATCCAAAAGTTGCTAGTGTAATTTACCCTATTATGCAAACTGTAGATATGGCAGCACTTAAAGTAGATATTGCTCTTGGTGGTATGGAACAAAGAAAAATCCAAATGTTAGCTCGTGAAAACTTAGAAAAAATTGGAGAAAATGTTCCGGTTTGTATTCACACTCCATTATTACACGGTCTTGACGGAGATGCAAAAATGTCATCCAGTAAAGGAAATTACATTGCAGTAGATGACTCTGTTAAAGAAATTACCAAAAAAATCAATAAAAGTTACTGTCCACAAGGTGAAATTGAAGGCAACCCAATGATTGAAATTGCTGAAACATTCGTTTTCCCAAATCAGGAAAAATTACTCATTAAAAGACCTGAAAAATTCGGTGGAGATATTGAACTTACCCACGATGAATTAATTAAAGATTTCAGTGAAGGTAATTTACACCCAATGGATTTAAAAAATGGAATTAAAGACTTCTTAATAGAATTCTTTGCTCCTGTAAGAGAATTTATGGAGGAAAATTAA
- a CDS encoding metallophosphoesterase, producing MILIGLISDTHIPDRAREIPQKVKEAFKDVDLILHAGDLTSLSVIEELEKIAPVMAIQGNMDRVNGIDLPKARVIQAEDLRIGLVHGEVYPRADTQQLLYLARQLEADILVSGHSHQPKIEQVEGVLLLNPGSPIVPRLADRTVMLLKIDKKEVDVELVKIGAPVCSALDFDKYKRD from the coding sequence ATGATATTAATTGGTTTAATTTCAGATACCCATATTCCGGACAGAGCAAGAGAAATACCTCAAAAAGTAAAAGAAGCATTTAAAGATGTCGATTTAATATTACATGCTGGAGATTTAACTTCACTATCAGTTATAGAAGAATTAGAAAAAATAGCCCCAGTTATGGCAATCCAGGGAAATATGGATAGAGTAAATGGAATTGATCTTCCAAAAGCAAGAGTTATCCAAGCAGAAGATTTAAGAATTGGTTTGGTTCACGGAGAAGTTTATCCAAGAGCAGACACACAACAATTATTATATCTTGCAAGACAATTAGAAGCAGATATTTTAGTATCCGGACATTCACACCAGCCAAAAATAGAACAAGTCGAAGGAGTTTTGCTTTTAAATCCAGGCAGTCCAATTGTACCAAGACTTGCAGATAGAACTGTAATGTTACTTAAAATTGATAAAAAAGAAGTTGACGTAGAATTAGTAAAAATTGGTGCACCAGTATGCAGTGCACTTGACTTTGACAAATATAAGAGGGATTAA
- a CDS encoding minichromosome maintenance protein MCM — MNSTTKSQTSIAKFEEFFATLYKDDVFSILEKYPDERTLNVDYTTLEIFDPDLADLLIEKPEEVINSAKIAIKNIDPLVKDADLNIRFEHLSNIIPLKTLLSKYIGTFVAADGIVRKTDEIRPRIETGVFECRGCMRLHEVEQTSANHIIEPSLCSECGGRSFRLLQEESKYVDTQTARMQEPLENLSGGTEPKQMLMILEDDLVDKLNPGDKVRITGTLKTFREERSGKFKNYIYVNHIEALEQEFEELHLSEEDEEEILELSKDPHIYEKIIKSTAPSIKGYRDVKEAIALQLFGGASKQLEDETKLRGDIHILIVGDPGIGKSQILKYVSRLAPRSIYTSGKGTTGAGLTAAAVRDELGGWSLEAGALVLGDQGNVCVDELDKMRSEDRSALHEALEQQTVSIAKAGIMATLNSRCSVLAAANPKFGRFDRYKILAEQIDLPAPIISRFDLIFVIEDKPSREKDSELAEHILKTHQFNTVDYEIEPELLRKYIAYARKNVNPRLTEDANNVLKEFYVSTRNSNPEEQGAVPITARQLEAIIRLSEASAKIKLKETVEREDAEKAVRLQMACLKEVGVDPETGEIDSDIVSGGTPKSDRDKIKLVTEEIKQLEEEYNGEAPLNVILSNMSDKYGVSEDKTEQIIKNLRQKGVIYEPTPGYYKEA, encoded by the coding sequence ATGAATTCAACTACTAAATCACAAACATCAATTGCAAAATTCGAAGAGTTTTTTGCTACATTATATAAGGATGACGTATTCAGTATTCTTGAAAAGTATCCTGACGAAAGAACACTTAATGTAGATTACACCACATTAGAGATATTTGATCCTGATTTAGCGGATTTATTGATTGAAAAACCAGAAGAAGTCATAAACTCTGCTAAAATTGCTATCAAAAATATTGACCCTCTTGTTAAAGATGCAGATTTAAATATCCGTTTTGAACATTTAAGTAACATTATTCCATTAAAAACACTTTTAAGTAAATATATTGGAACATTTGTTGCAGCAGACGGAATTGTAAGAAAAACTGATGAAATCAGACCACGTATCGAAACTGGAGTATTTGAATGTAGAGGATGTATGAGACTACATGAAGTAGAACAGACTTCTGCAAACCACATTATTGAACCATCATTATGTAGTGAATGTGGTGGAAGATCATTTAGATTGCTTCAGGAAGAATCAAAATACGTTGATACTCAAACTGCAAGAATGCAAGAACCATTGGAAAACTTGTCTGGAGGAACTGAACCTAAACAGATGCTAATGATTTTAGAAGACGATTTAGTAGATAAATTAAATCCAGGAGATAAAGTAAGAATTACTGGAACATTAAAAACCTTCAGAGAAGAAAGAAGTGGTAAATTTAAAAATTATATTTATGTAAATCATATTGAAGCTCTTGAACAGGAATTTGAAGAATTACACCTCTCAGAAGAGGATGAAGAAGAAATTCTTGAATTATCAAAAGACCCTCATATTTACGAAAAAATCATCAAATCAACTGCACCTTCCATTAAAGGATACAGAGATGTAAAAGAAGCTATTGCATTGCAGTTATTTGGAGGAGCATCAAAACAGCTTGAAGACGAAACAAAGCTAAGAGGAGATATCCACATTCTCATAGTAGGGGACCCAGGTATTGGTAAGTCCCAGATATTGAAATATGTATCAAGATTAGCTCCTAGAAGTATTTATACAAGTGGTAAAGGTACAACAGGTGCAGGTTTAACTGCTGCTGCAGTAAGAGATGAACTTGGTGGATGGTCTCTTGAAGCAGGTGCATTAGTACTTGGGGACCAAGGTAATGTTTGTGTTGACGAGCTCGATAAAATGAGATCTGAAGACAGATCCGCGCTTCACGAAGCTTTAGAACAACAAACTGTAAGTATTGCAAAAGCAGGAATTATGGCAACTTTAAACTCCAGATGTTCTGTACTTGCAGCTGCAAACCCTAAATTTGGAAGATTTGACAGATACAAAATACTTGCAGAGCAAATTGACTTGCCAGCACCGATTATTTCTCGTTTCGATTTGATTTTTGTAATTGAAGATAAACCAAGCAGAGAAAAGGATTCAGAATTAGCAGAGCATATTTTGAAAACTCACCAGTTCAATACTGTTGATTATGAAATTGAACCTGAATTACTTAGAAAATACATCGCATATGCTCGTAAAAACGTTAATCCAAGATTAACTGAAGATGCAAATAATGTTTTAAAAGAGTTCTATGTAAGTACAAGAAACAGTAATCCTGAAGAACAAGGAGCAGTTCCAATCACAGCAAGACAATTAGAAGCTATTATTCGTTTATCAGAAGCTAGTGCTAAGATTAAACTTAAAGAAACTGTTGAAAGAGAAGACGCTGAAAAAGCAGTTAGATTACAAATGGCATGTCTTAAAGAGGTTGGTGTGGATCCTGAAACTGGAGAAATTGATTCTGATATTGTCAGTGGTGGAACACCAAAATCTGACAGAGACAAGATAAAGTTGGTTACTGAAGAAATAAAACAACTTGAAGAAGAATACAACGGAGAAGCTCCTTTAAACGTTATTTTATCCAATATGAGTGATAAATACGGAGTAAGTGAAGATAAAACAGAACAAATTATTAAAAACTTACGTCAAAAAGGAGTTATTTACGAACCAACACCAGGATACTATAAAGAGGCTTAA